From the genome of Labrus bergylta chromosome 4, fLabBer1.1, whole genome shotgun sequence, one region includes:
- the calr3b gene encoding calreticulin 3b — protein sequence MQVFGVVVVVLALYSVHATVFFREEFTDGDEWRSRWVNSKHKSDYGEWKLTAGNFYGDAEKDKGLQTSQDARFYATSARFEPFSNEGKPLVIQFTVKHEQKIDCGGGYVKVFPSDLDQTDMHGDSSYYVMFGPDICGYSTKKVHVIFNYKGKNHLIKKEIKCKDDELTHLYTLILNPDQTYEVKIDNEKVESGSLEEDWDFLPPKKVKDPEAKKPEDWDDRAKVDDADDTKPEDWDKAENIPDPDAKKPEDWDEDMDGEWEPPMIPNPEYKGEWKPKQIDNPNYKGTWVHPEIDNPEYSPDLNIYKFDKVGVLGLDLWQVKSGTIFDNFLIGDDVKEAEEIGQETWGMTKEPEKTMKQEQDDLKRKEDEEKNKEQETEADEEDDEEEDDEDMSEEKDEMEEALSEMDEEEAKLKDEL from the exons ATGCAAGTCTTTGGGGTCGTTGTGGTTGTGTTAGCATTGTACAGCGTACATGCCACTGTTTTCTTTCGTGAGGAGTTTACGGACGGTG ATGAATGGAGAAGTCGCTGGGTGAACTCCAAACACAAATCTGACTATGGAGAGTGGAAACTAACAGCCGGCAACTTCTATGGAGATGCTGAGAAAGACAAAG GTCTGCAAACAAGCCAGGATGCTCGTTTTTATGCAACCTCTGCCCGCTTCGAGCCTTTCAGCAACGAGGGCAAGCCTTTGGTCATTCAGTTTACAGTCAAGCATGAGCAAAAGATTGACTGTGGTGGTGGCTACGTGAAAGTCTTCCCCTCAGACCTGGACCAGACTGACATGCATGGAGACTCCTCATACTACGTCATGTTTG GCCCTGATATCTGTGGCTACAGCACCAAGAAAGTCCATGTCATCTTCAATTACAAAGGCAAGAATCACCTAATCAAGAAAGAGATTAAGTGCAAG GATGATGAGCTGACCCATCTGTACACACTAATCCTGAATCCCGATCAGACCTATGAGGTGAAAATTGATAATGAGAAGGTAGAATCTGGCAGTCTGGAGGAAGACTGGGACTTCCTGCCTCCTAAGAAAGTTAAGGACCCTGAAGCCAAGAAGCCAGAGGACTGGGATGATCGTGCAAAGGTTGATGATGCTGATGACACAAAGCCTGAG GATTGGGACAAAGCTGAAAACATTCCAGACCCTGATGCTAAAAAGCCTGAGGATTGGGATGAGGATATGGATGGAGAGTGGGAGCCACCTATGATCCCAAACCCAGAGTACAAG GGAGAATGGAAACCCAAACAGATTGACAACCCCAACTACAAAGGAACCTGGGTGCACCCTGAGATTGACAATCCTGAATACAGCCCTGATTTGAACATCTACAAGTTTGACAAAGTTGGTGTTCTAGGTCTGGATCTTTGGCAG GTGAAATCTGGAACCATCTTTGATAACTTCCTGATCGGAGACGATGTGAAGGAGGCTGAAGAGATTGGACAGGAGACATGGGGGATGACAAAG GAACCCGAAAAGACAATGAAACAGGAGCAAGATGACCTGAAACGAAAAGAAGACGAGGAGAAGAACAAAGAACAAGAGACTGAAGCTGACGAGGAGGAcgacgaggaggaggatgatgaagacATGAGTGAAGAAAAGGACGAAATGGAGGAGGCACTTTCAGAAATGGATGAGGAGGAAGCAAAGCTTAAAGATGAGCTTTGA